The nucleotide window tatacatgtgcgttgcaaattcaatacagcctaacattacccaagggttgtcacttcattgccacacactttttttcaatcgccaaaaatgcacctagcaagcatcgaaatcggtaaaattcgacgtagggtcaaagcacattagtccttctcaatcatactcagacatttttacctcttgccgatgaaaagtcgacaaatcgGCAGTTTTTCAATGCATCTCGTCGTCTCttgattccagatttaaaaggccCGCGAAAGATCtagtcacgtgggcgcatttcaatcgaaccaatagcagagctggatgggcccagcgtgaaaacccggcagtaacgtaagtttctcatgtctttggaaagaacgttctcttgctatgggtgaactggaactgttaaagttaccagaatttcatacgcagacgcacgcagacagtgtcacccatagtcttcaaaagacataagaaacttacgttactgccgggttttcacgctgggcccatccagctcttctattggttcgatttgaaatgcgcccacgtgactaGATCTTTCGCGGggccttttaaatctggaatcaaGAGACGACGAGATGCATTGAAAAACCTGCcgatttgtcgacttttcatcggcaagaggtaaaaatgtctgagtatgattgagaaggactaatgtgctttgaccctacgtcgaattttaccgatttcgatgcttgctaggtgcatttttggcgattgaaaaaaaagtgtgtggcaatgaagtgacaacccttgggtaatgttaggctgtattgaatttgcaacgcacatgtatagttaggcaacaacgcacatgtatagttaggctgtattgaatttgcaacgcatagtatagttaggctgcaacgcacatgtatagttaggctgtattgaatttcgcagcgcatactttgttcttttctgcaaatactatcaacaacaacaacaataataaaaacaacaacatcatcatcatcggagcctgaggaCCCTTGGTTCTAACCGAGAAAACTCCATACCTCACGCTGCCACCATACACTATGTAGTGTATAGTCCACTAGCACTGCCACTATAACGACCCAGTCCAAACCTGtatatttgtttgatttgtcGGTAATATCTGACCGTGTGTCTCTTTCCAAATTTGCCCAGAAAGTAAAGAGAACGGGCTGGGTGCTAAGAGGAATACAAGATGCTGAGAGTGTATCAGATCATATGTACAGAATGTCCATTATGACTTTCTTACTGGAAACTGACAAAGACGGCATTAACAAGGAGCGGTAAGACTTCTATTTACAGCATGAGAAAGTATCTGGGAACCGACCAAcaaaaagccaaaataattgGTCTTTACACAGCACCTTTATTCCTGATCCACATGTACCTTTTTAAACTTTATTAAAGTTTGATAGCATATATGCACATGAAATAGTGCACTTTTCATGTTAATACATTACAAGTTTTCGTCATATGCCTACTTTTCCTTTTGATGTAGTGTCAatttaaagagaaaaaaattcaaatatttttttattaatttttttagaaaattaagTAATATACTGTTTATCTTTTGATAACTggtaatattgtatttttggcaTTTTCCTCAAGATGTATGAAGTTAGCACTGGTCCATGACATGGCAGAATGCATTGTGGGAGATATTGCACCGGCTGATGGTATCAGTAAGGATGAAAAACACAGGAGAGAgaaggtaaaacaaaattttactcaaGCTGTGTAGAATCAAGAAACATTAACTATATTTGTTTCCATAGATCCAATGTAGATTGCATTTGATGGAGAACATCCAAATAATTCTGTTTGTGGGATGACAGGTTTGACAGTGTCCAAATAGAATGCGATAGAGACATCGCTAGTCATGAAGGTAATGTCCTAAATAAAGAGAGCTTAATTGGCTGGTGAAGATGAAGATTGTTAATGTTTGTGTTAACACTAGGCTGTAACTAACAATATCATCAACTATATCTGTGAGAGGCTGCAGTGATGCTTACATCATCATAGTGTCTTGTTGAAATCTTGGTATGAACCTGATGACACAGGGACCTTATCTTGTGTCTTGTACATCATAAGCACTTGGAATACCTGTCTAAGGATTGGGTGAATATATGTGGTATTGCATGGCAAGTAGTGGAAAATAACTTTATGAAGACTGGCAGAGTTTTGTTATAATCTGTTCAAAAATTGCTAGGAATTGCGTGgtgtctttttgttgttcaaattAGTGCCTATTTTCCACCAAGATGGTTTTGTCAAGTTGCTGAATGTTAAAATAGCATCACTGTTACTATCAACTGAAGAGATAGTATACAATGCCTCTTATGACGAGATTGACTTGACATTGTTTGAATTCCAGGAAGCCATGGAAAGATTGTCAGGACTGGTCACAGCAGACATTGGCCGAGAAATTTACAGTCTCTGGGAGGTTTGTACCATTCCTGATTTCCCGTCATGGTGTTGAAAACTGCTTCAAATTATAACAGTAAAGgacatattgaaatgccaaACATGCAAGTTCTTTACTGTGCTTttgagagaagaagaagaaactaCCGTAAGTGCGTACCATTGTAGTAATAATTGTCCATGAAACCCTcttctgccaagttcatatatcACGATCATGTCAAGTTCCTTTTACAGACTAAACGCTGCTATTATGCCAAGTGGTTTTGGCTAAATAGGAATTTTTGTAGACTTGGCAAAtcgggaagtgatactgtctggcaggaaaagggttgtTGTCAACACATATCATAGCTTTGCATCTATCATTGTAACATTTGTTCACCAAATTTGTCCCATCTTTCCATGCTTTCAATTTCAGGAATATGAATTCCAGTCAAGTAAAGAAGCCAGGTTGGTGAAAGAGCTTGACCGCTTTGAGATGATCCTCCAGGCACACGAGTATGAACAAGATGAAAAACGGTTTGGAGAATTACAAGATTTCTTTGAATCCACAAAGGGTAGGTATGAAGCTTCACGTGAAATTCTTTGATGAAGTATGCATCATGTTGGTGCAAAGAACATAATACCAGTGACCATATTAGGGATTCTCATCAAGTCGCATTCTGCATGATAGGTTGTACTTCATCAAACCCTTACATCAGCATTATCTGCTGCTGCTGTTGGTTGCTAGTatcttttaaccctttgcaccctgacccccctggtactctatgacgtcatcggacataatgtccgagccgggttcaaagggttaaagcatcCTGATTTTCAGCCCACCATATAATTACATTTAATTATTGCTACAGCGCAATGtcagtgcaaaatttgaagGGGATGGCACACTGGATCATGAAGCAAAACAAGCTGCAAATCTTTTAAcaactttcttttactttttaaacaaaTACAGGTAAATTTCAACATCCTGTCGTCAAGAAGTGGGTTGCTGAACTCTATGAAAAAAGGGCAATTAGCAAGGAAGAATCGTCATGATATCTAAAGAGGACATTCACTCAGGGGATAACTGTtttatttatgaaataaaagtggtcatttttctatttctgtGTTGAAATGGTTGTGTTGGTATTATTCTCCTTTGCATGGTACGGCCCAAACCTTTTGTTATAATTTACAGGGATTCGGGGTAGAACATAGTCTTTTTATCTTCCTTCCCATTCCTCTGTGCGTATGAATAAGAATATGATTATAGTTTGGCTAGAGTAATTTTCTGTCTTCACACATTAGTCTTAGATGTCAACTGTAGTTCATTGGAGTCTCAGAGATGGCATTAGCTGGCTGAACTCTGGGACAGACTTCTCTTGGCTCACAATCATACAAAAATAATGTATGGAAAATCATATATCACATTGTGCACTGAATGGATTCAGCTCACAATGTGATTTAATTTGCCAGTACTGATATGAACAACTTCCATTTGACTTCTGCCTTTTGAACCCCACCAGCTGTATCTTGTAGcgttatttttatgattttacttccaagctattaaaagtaagtttgtgagaatgtactaatttaggtgtgtgtatacatttaaCTACCCACTGGGactgtatgtgcaattttgaacaagatcaAGATTACACTGCAATTGTTtacccaaacattaaatcacctCATGTGGAAAAGCAAAAACccgtggatactgtgcatatctgcactgatatcttcacataaactgcacagagtagtccaatgtaatgcataggggtgaatgttttcaactgtgacactgtatgttctgtttcctttgtaatattaccaatgtttgaaaatgacaggaaatcaaaatgacagttaaaatttgaatttactggtcaaatgtttcacaaaggaatggctTCCTAATacagtaaaagcccatatcccttcagagggtagaatttggagaaaaccaggagagaataggaagatattttgaggtcaacaattTTCAAGAGTTATAGCCAGTGGGGCTTTAAGTATTCTAACAAACCAATCATCTTTCCACACTCATCCATAATCTTGTATACATATTCAAAACACACAGGATGTCTTTTTAGGTGTTATTTTAATGGAGCCCCAGTCTGAGCAAAATCCCAGTACAAAAGAACCTTTTTTTCTGtaggtttttaaaaatacatcaaaaattcTACATGAatgaaatgacattttatttgacaaatttgctGGGTTGAGAACAGTCTTCTCACAGTATACACCACGACTCTTTTCAAGACATCTACATTTTGTCCATGGGATTTCTTCTATGCCCTGtgagtaaatgaaatgaaaatgagtCAGCATTGCGGGTTTTGACACAAAGTGTGCATGTGTTGTGTAGTTTTCAATGTGCATGCACAAGCTCAAAAAATCtgactgggggggggggggggggggggggtgaataGCCAATTGTTGACAGATGATGATGGACAGTCAGACTTTCTGATAAGCTCCACCTTGCTGACAGCA belongs to Ptychodera flava strain L36383 chromosome 17, AS_Pfla_20210202, whole genome shotgun sequence and includes:
- the LOC139115264 gene encoding 5'-deoxynucleotidase HDDC2-like — protein: MLRDRAYDSCRQMSKVTVSFVWKMASNSTNTGKLLEFMTLVGQLKKVKRTGWVLRGIQDAESVSDHMYRMSIMTFLLETDKDGINKERCMKLALVHDMAECIVGDIAPADGISKDEKHRREKEAMERLSGLVTADIGREIYSLWEEYEFQSSKEARLVKELDRFEMILQAHEYEQDEKRFGELQDFFESTKGKFQHPVVKKWVAELYEKRAISKEESS